The Ranitomeya imitator isolate aRanImi1 chromosome 6, aRanImi1.pri, whole genome shotgun sequence genome window below encodes:
- the LOC138642595 gene encoding uncharacterized protein, giving the protein MSGSYQNMPQVHVRRPHRILMLGLLLQILNMHRQQRQQQERRRKRLWVHPLVAERTQKGHFYVLYNDLRKYPEKFVSFCRLPILAFDRLLAIVSPHLTLQDTFMRKAISAEERLLITLRFLATGESYTSLHLQFRVGKSTISNIVRCTCTVIWQKLQPIVMPSPTEETWLQVAAGFQSVANFPNCIGAVDGKHVRVQQPPRSGSRFFNYKKYFSVVLMAVADAHYKFVAIDVGAYGSTGDSRVLRTSQIWMQILQDDGTLPAPRPLPGSTHPVPFVMVSDEAFPLTTTLLHPYPRRGLNARRRIFNYRLSRARRYVECTFGIMTSQWRIFHTPIQLDTDTVDAVIKACCVLHNYAREYNTDVDVEYQQPIFNPVVNVGLGRPSNSGVRVRESFTDYFMSPEGAVHWQYSCAGVGQPEQQRRMEEH; this is encoded by the exons ATGAGTGGAAGTTACCAAAATATGCCGCAGGTACACGTCCGCAGGCCGCACCGGATACTTATGCTGGGGTTGCTGCTGCAAATCTTGAATATGCATAGACAGCAG aggcagcagcaggagagaagacggaaaagactgtgggtgcacccgcttgttgCAGAACGTACACAAAAAGGCCACTTTTATGTGCTTTATAATGATTTGCGGAA atacccggaaaagttcgtttcattttgccgtctgccaatcctggcgttcgaccgacttctggcaatagtttccccccatctcacactgcaagacacttttatgaggaaggccatctctgctgaggaaaggctgctcatcaccttgcg atttttggccacaggagagagctatacatccctgcacctccaatttagggttggtaaatccaccatctctaacattgtgaggtgcacatgtaccgtcatctggcagaagttgcagcctatagtgatgccttccccaaccgaggagacttggctgcaggttgcagcaggctttcagtctgtggccaatttcccaaactgcataggtgcagtcgatggtaaacatgtaagggttcagcagccaccacgatcaggatcacgcttctttaattataagaagtatttttcagtggtcctgatggcggtggctgatgcacattacaaatttgttgccattgacgttggtgcctatggtagtactggggattctcgggtgttgcgaacgtcacagatttggatgcaaattcttcaagatgacggaacgctcccagccccaagacctttgccgggttccacacatccagtaccctttgtgatggtatcggatgaggcgtttcccttaacgacaaccctgctgcacccatacccacgaaggggactgaatgcccggcgaaggatttttaattatcggctgagtcgtgcacgcagatatgtggaatgcacctttgggatcatgactagtcagtggaggatctttcacacacccatccagttggacacagacaccgttgatgctgtgattaaggcttgctgtgtactccacaactatgctcgtgagtacaacactgacgtagatgtggagtaccagcagccaatatttaatccagtggtcaacgtgggtctgggaaggccgtccaactcgggtgtgcgtgtgagagaatccttcactgactacttcatgagtccagaaggtgccgtgcactggcaatactcctgtgctggtgttgggcaGCCTGAGCAGCAGAGAAGGATGGAAGAACATTGA